The following nucleotide sequence is from Myxococcus stipitatus.
ATGACCTCGTGGATACGCTCCGGGAGCGCCTCATGCGTGCGTGCGGCGCTCTCCGGGGACGGACCACGCTCCCGTGGGCGAGGCTCAGGCGAGGGGCACGGACAGGACGCCGCGGCGTGTCTTCACGCCGGATGTCTGGCGCTCCCGTGTCATGGGTTCTGAGCTCACCTCGCGTTCGTCGCGTCCAGGAACTCAGTGAGCATGGCCGCGGTCAGCTCGGGCACCCGGCTTCCCTCCTTGTTCCCCTCGCTTTCGGCCGCCCGCATGTACCCGCCGTGCACCGCGCCGGGGAATATCGCGAGCTGCGCGTGGGGGAAGACGCGCATCATCTCGACGGCGTGCTCCGGACGGATGACGTCTCCGTCCGCCGAGAGGATCAACGTGGGGACGGAGATTGCCCGGAGCGCGGCCTCGTCCAGGTCCTTGAACGACATCATCATGGCCACCGTCTTGCGGAACTGCGCCTGGAGCCCTTCCTCCGGATGCGGAGCGACCTTGCGATAGGCCTCTTGCAGGACGCGCGGCATGTCGTCGAGCGTGGCGCGCGGGAACCCTTCCCACAGGGCCGGATAACACCCATCGCGCTTGAAGTACGTCGACGCGAGGATGAGCGAGTGCACCAACGGGCGGTGCCGTAGCGCGAGCTGCATGGCGATGACACCGCCGTTGCTGAAGCCGAGGATGTCCGCGTCCTGGACGCCGAGTTGTCGGAGCAGGGCCGCCGTGTCGTCCGCCATCTGCTCGAACGCGAGCGGACGGTCCACGTCAGCCGTATGCCCATGGGCCTGCTGCTCGACGGCGATGATTCTCCGCGTCCCGGCCAGCAGGGGAATCAGCCGGCCGAAGGACGTGTCGATGGTCGACCCGCCACCGTGGAGGAGGACCAGCGGCCGGCCGGAGTCGCGGCCGTGCACCTCGTAATACATGTCGAGCCCATTCACCCGGGCATAGGCCCCGGGAGAGTCAGGGGCCCGATTCGACGTGGAGGCGCAGCGGGTGGTGGTGAGCGCGAGGAGCAGGCCCAGGAGGACCCGAGGGGCGACGTTCGTGTTCATGCCCGTGGAACGGGCGAGACCCCGAAAAGGATACGGGGCCTCGTGTTCTTTCCCGTCGCCTCGTCAGGCCGTCGGGTCCGGAGTGGGGCAGCGCCCGGTCGACCCACACGATTCCGGGCTGAAGTACCCATTGATGCGGAAGGGCACTCCGAGCTCCCGACACACCTCGGTGATGAGCTCGGGGGTGTAGAAGTAGTTGTGGAGATGGGTCACGAGCCCGCTGTCGTCGATCGTGAGGCGGGTGACGGCGCGCACCGCCTCGCCGTCGTCGTGGGCATACCAGGAGAGGAGGAGGGGCTCGCCGCGATGCACGCGGACCTCGGCGCGAGGGAGCGTCGGGAGGGCGCCGTGCCGGTAGCGCATCTCCACGCCGCACGGCGCCGTGAGGTCGGCCAGCAACCGGCTCCCGAACAGCATCCCCGGGAGGACACGCTGGCGGGCGACCTCGCGGCCGTAGCCCGTGGACGCGCCGACGACCTCGATGGTGGCCGTGTCGAGAAGCAAGGTGGTCAGTCGGTCGAGGTCCCTCGCGTTGAACGCCGCGCAGAACGCATCGAGCACCGCTGGGGCCGCCTCGGGCCCCTCCGGCGCGTCGGGGGCCTGGACCAGCTTCGTGCGCCCGCGATGGAGCGCCGCCTTGATGGCCCCCACCGTGGTGGACAGCGCCTCCGCGATCTCCTCGAGCGTCAGGTCGAAGGCGTCCTTGAGCACCACCGCCGCGCGCTCCTGGGGCGACAGTCGGGTGAGCAAGGTCCCCATGGCCTCGCGGGGAGCGCGGGGCTCCGGCGCCTCGATGGCCTCCGGCATGGCGCCTGGGAACTCACGCCTGCGCCGCTGCTGGTCGAGCCACAGATTCGAGGCGACGCGGAACAGCCAGGCTCGCGGGTTGGGGGGCGGCTCGATGAGACGGGCCAGGGTGGCGAACGCGCGCGCCATCGCCTCCTGGGCCAGGTCCTCCGCGTCCCACGGAGAACGGGCGAGGTGACGACAATAGCGGTACAGCTCGGGACGGAGGGGTTCGTAGGCGTCGCGGAAGTGGCGCCACGAGCCCTGGACGGACTGGGAGAGCTGCTGGGAAGTGTCGGTCATGTCGGGAGACGCGGACGGCCGGCACAAGGATACGGGCCGGGTCCGGGGCACGGTCGATTTTCCGGAGCGCACGGCCCGCGCGTCTCTTCTCGAGGCGCTCGACCCACTCGCCTGGCCCCACTGGGTCCGGAATATTCCGGGTACTGGCGCTTTCTTGCGCTGGCGGGATGAAGCGATTGGCCATCTTCGGGACGGATTGAACCTATGCGCGAGCGGTCGCTGGTGTCGTCGTGGTGGTGTGCCTTGCCGTGTCTCCTGCTGGCCGTGCCAATGGAGGGCAGGGCCCAGCACAAGCCAGGGGAGGTGGTCATCGAGCGTGGCACCGTCGAACTCGAGCCCGGCAACCGCGTGTCCTACGAGGTGGGGACGCTCTATGTGCCCGAGAACCGGCAGAAGCCGGAGAGCCGTCTCATCGGGGTCGGGTTCGCTCGCCTCAAGGCGCCGAAGCCCACCGGCGCGCCGCCGGTGTTCTGGCTCCCCGGAGGTCCGGGACTGAGCGTCCTGGGCTCGCTCATCGACGAGGACCCGGCCGGCAAGGGCCGACTGCGCTCCTGGCTGACCTTCGGTGCCGTGGGCGACCTGGTCGTCATCGAACAGCGCGGGTTCACCCGGAAGGGGGAGATGCTCGAGTCTCCGACGGACGCCGTGCCGCTGGACCGCCCCGGCTCCGTGCGAGCGGAGGCCGAGGCCATGCGCTCCCTGGCCCGGAGGGCCGTCGCGGAGAACCCGGGGAAGGACCTGTCGGGCTATGACATCACCGAGTTCGCCGCCGACGTGGAGTCCCTGCGGCGCGCGCTCGGCTACAAGAAGATCAGCCTGTTCGGTGGCAGCTTCGGCTCCCAGTGGAGCCTGGCGGTGATGCGGCTGCACCCGGACATCGTCGCGCGCGCGGTGCTGTCGAGCGTGGAGCCGTTGAACCATGGCTACGACATGCCTTCACACGTCTTCGCGGCGCTCCAGCGCATCGCCTACGACGCCGACCGCGACCCGGGCCTCGCGCCCTATCTCCCCAAGGGTGGGATGATGGAGGCCGTGCGCGCCCTGCACCGTCGATTCGCCGCGGGGCCGGTGCGTGTCGAGGTCCGCGACGACAAGGGACAGACCCAGACCGTGGTCCTGGGCGCCGAGGACCTCCAACTCGCGATGGACTCCCATACCCAGGCGGGCGAGCAATGGCCGGCCTTCATCCTCTCCCTCTTCCACGGGCACTACGAGGACTGGGCGCGTGAGGTCATCGCCGCGCGGGCGGCGGGCAAGTCGACGTTGATCGGCCCGTTGGTCGACAGCAGCCTCGGGGTCACCGCCGAGCGTGAGCACCAACTGCGAACCGACCCCGCGGTCGAGCTGTTGGGGACCTGGAACTTCGAGGCGAACATCGCGTCGGCGGCCGACTGGCCCACGCGGGACATGGGAGACGCGCTGCGCAGGGCCATCCCGAGCACGATTCCAGTCGTGTTCGTGCATGGGGACTGGGACACCTCGACGCCCATCGAGAACACCCTCGGCCTGCTGCCGTACTTCCCCAATGGCCACGCCATCCTCGTCCACCGCGCTGGCCACGACGGCCCGTTCTACCAACTCCGGGGCGACCCGGCCGCGAAGAGCGCGGTCTACGAGTTCCTCAGGACGGGCAAGACGGCGGGCCTCCCGCGCGAAGTGACGTTGCCGGTGCCTGGCTTCCCCCTGCCTTCCTTCGCGCCGCCCGCGAAGGCGGGGACTCCAAAGCCCTGACTACTCGAGCTCCACCTGCACGCGCTCGCCGTCGCGGAGGACGCGGACCGGCCGCTGCATTCCGGCCTGGAAGAGCGGCGCTTCCATGGGCCGCACGAGCCGGTCCGCCGTGGCCTGGAACTCGGCGCCGTCGGACTGGAGCCGAATGGCGAGCGTGAAGCGGAGGATGTCATGGCGCCCGTGGCTGGCCCCGGTCTGCTCCCAGCCGAGGATGCGCGCCGTCCCTGCTTCTCCCCGGGCGAGCACCTTGGCCCGCCGTTCGTCGGCTCCCACCGTCCACCGGAACAGGGCCACGAGCCCGACGAGCACGAGCAGACCGAGCACCACTGCCACG
It contains:
- a CDS encoding alpha/beta fold hydrolase; the protein is MNTNVAPRVLLGLLLALTTTRCASTSNRAPDSPGAYARVNGLDMYYEVHGRDSGRPLVLLHGGGSTIDTSFGRLIPLLAGTRRIIAVEQQAHGHTADVDRPLAFEQMADDTAALLRQLGVQDADILGFSNGGVIAMQLALRHRPLVHSLILASTYFKRDGCYPALWEGFPRATLDDMPRVLQEAYRKVAPHPEEGLQAQFRKTVAMMMSFKDLDEAALRAISVPTLILSADGDVIRPEHAVEMMRVFPHAQLAIFPGAVHGGYMRAAESEGNKEGSRVPELTAAMLTEFLDATNAR
- a CDS encoding RNA polymerase sigma factor; protein product: MTDTSQQLSQSVQGSWRHFRDAYEPLRPELYRYCRHLARSPWDAEDLAQEAMARAFATLARLIEPPPNPRAWLFRVASNLWLDQQRRRREFPGAMPEAIEAPEPRAPREAMGTLLTRLSPQERAAVVLKDAFDLTLEEIAEALSTTVGAIKAALHRGRTKLVQAPDAPEGPEAAPAVLDAFCAAFNARDLDRLTTLLLDTATIEVVGASTGYGREVARQRVLPGMLFGSRLLADLTAPCGVEMRYRHGALPTLPRAEVRVHRGEPLLLSWYAHDDGEAVRAVTRLTIDDSGLVTHLHNYFYTPELITEVCRELGVPFRINGYFSPESCGSTGRCPTPDPTA
- a CDS encoding alpha/beta hydrolase → MRERSLVSSWWCALPCLLLAVPMEGRAQHKPGEVVIERGTVELEPGNRVSYEVGTLYVPENRQKPESRLIGVGFARLKAPKPTGAPPVFWLPGGPGLSVLGSLIDEDPAGKGRLRSWLTFGAVGDLVVIEQRGFTRKGEMLESPTDAVPLDRPGSVRAEAEAMRSLARRAVAENPGKDLSGYDITEFAADVESLRRALGYKKISLFGGSFGSQWSLAVMRLHPDIVARAVLSSVEPLNHGYDMPSHVFAALQRIAYDADRDPGLAPYLPKGGMMEAVRALHRRFAAGPVRVEVRDDKGQTQTVVLGAEDLQLAMDSHTQAGEQWPAFILSLFHGHYEDWAREVIAARAAGKSTLIGPLVDSSLGVTAEREHQLRTDPAVELLGTWNFEANIASAADWPTRDMGDALRRAIPSTIPVVFVHGDWDTSTPIENTLGLLPYFPNGHAILVHRAGHDGPFYQLRGDPAAKSAVYEFLRTGKTAGLPREVTLPVPGFPLPSFAPPAKAGTPKP